The DNA region ATTTCAATAATGGGGGGTGCTTGATGAATAATTTTGATGATCGTGACGAGGCGTTGATTTCACGTTTTAATATTGCCATGCGCGATGACCGTGATGCTGATGAGCTTATCGGCTTGTGCCGTGGACTTTTAGCTGATGGCGTTGTGGTCGAAGCCGAAGCTCGTTTTTTACTGAATTGGATTAATGAGCATGATACTTGCCTGTGTCATTGGCATGGTCGGATTCTTAAAGAACGGCTTGAAGAGTATCTTGCTGATGATGTTTGGACAGAAGAAGAGCAGGAAAACTTTTGCGAGTTGGCTAGAAAGGTTGTGGGTGTGGAGTCCGTAGAGGGGGAAGCTATACCCCGTTCCGGTGCAACAACGTTGCCGCTTACAATTCCAGAACCATCTATGGTTTTTGAAAATGAAATTTTTGTAGTCACTGGCAAGTTTGCAACTGGAGTCCGCAATAAGGTTGCGGATATGATTACAAGCCGAGGTGGGGAAGTAAAAAGTGGCGTAAGTAAGCTTGTTGATTACCTTGTTATTGGCGATCTATCCAGCCCGAACTGGAAGCATTCTTCCTATGGGCGCAAGATTGAGAAGGCTATCGATTTGCGGGATCAGGGTAGTGAAATTTATATTGTTAGTGAGGAGCATTGGTC from Desulfovibrio sp. UCD-KL4C includes:
- a CDS encoding BRCT domain-containing protein, which codes for MNNFDDRDEALISRFNIAMRDDRDADELIGLCRGLLADGVVVEAEARFLLNWINEHDTCLCHWHGRILKERLEEYLADDVWTEEEQENFCELARKVVGVESVEGEAIPRSGATTLPLTIPEPSMVFENEIFVVTGKFATGVRNKVADMITSRGGEVKSGVSKLVDYLVIGDLSSPNWKHSSYGRKIEKAIDLRDQGSEIYIVSEEHWSAQCAECEPFEIIPEKTAKVRIQVSDKRFLKSKDCWKIIGNVEGEKIYALFKLDDAETAFSGECAEEPFSGDLAQGVIKAPKISHLGASILDWVKVERKRLMGRG